In Quercus robur chromosome 11, dhQueRobu3.1, whole genome shotgun sequence, the following proteins share a genomic window:
- the LOC126706571 gene encoding polygalacturonase QRT3-like, whose translation MSHKSLSFLSLSRIYKVVRFSLNLLSFTYIGEKEQGATMARKALLWSMFMGLASFSFLLIHVYGEQPQVGQFSGGHYHDQMRKMQAIKASFVRHDSIALSPSISPSPSAAQQPPVVSSSRVYHVTSYGADPTGKMDSTEAILKAISDAVQRPSEGSLIEGIQNLGGAKLSLEGGNYLISRPLRLPATGLGNFMIHGGTLRASDDFPTDGYLIDLSSSSNSKNEVNGKSSMDAQLSSSSSYNYEYITLKDLMLDSNYRGGGIAVINSLRTSIDNCYIVHFTTNGILVQSGHETYIRNSFLGQHITAGGDQGERNFSGTAITLMGNDNAVTDVVIFSAATGIIISGQANILTGVHCYNKATGFGGTGIYLKLPGLTQTRIVNSYLDYTGIVAEDPVQLDISNCFFLGDAYIVLKSINGVANGVNIVDNMFGGSDKGIEIVQLDQSNGPFKDIKQVVIDRNNVKGMNLKATVARGSANGEGNSWVVDFNNVLLFPNLIRHVQYSLSSTSSQFPNHALRNISGNRVQIQTNLNVSASVFVTVDQSVAN comes from the exons ATGTCCCACAAGTCCCTatcttttctatctctctcaCGCATATATAAAGTGGTAAGGTTTTCTCTCAACCTCTTGTCTTTTACATATATAGGAGAGAAGGAGCAGGGAGCAACAATGGCAAGAAAAGCTCTGCTATGGTCCATGTTTATGGGATTGGCTAGTTTTAGTTTCTTGTTAATTCATGTTTATGGAGAGCAACCTCAGGTGGGTCAATTTTCTGGTGGTCATTATCATGACCAAATGCGCAAAATGCAAGCCATCAAGGCCTCCTTTGTCCGGCATGACTCGATTGCTCTTTCACCATCAATCTCACCCTCTCCTAGTGCTGCTCAGCAACCACCG GTTGTATCAAGTTCTCGTGTGTATCATGTGACATCATACGGTGCAGATCCAACAGGGAAAATGGACAGCACAGAAGCAATCCTTAAAGCAATATCAGATGCAGTTCAACGTCCAAGTGAAGGGTCATTGATAGAGGGAATACAGAATCTTGGTGGTGCAAAGCTTAGTCTTGAAGGTGGCAATTACCTTATTAGCCGACCACTAAGATTGCCGGCCACCGGTTTGGGAAACTTCATG ATACATGGAGGAACACTACGTGCCTCAGATGATTTTCCAACTGATGGGTATCTGATTGACTTGTCATCTTCATCGAATAGCAAGAATGAAGTGAACGGAAAGAGTTCGATGGATGCACAGctatcctcatcatcatcttaCAATTATGAGTACATAACCCTCAAAGACCTCATGTTAGATTCAAACTACAGGGGTGGAGGCATTGCAGTCATAAATTCACTTAGAACTAGCATAGACAACTGTTACATTGTCCATTTCACTACTAATGGGATTTTAGTCCAAAGTGGCCATGAGACCTACATACGAAACTCCTTTCTCGGCCAACACATCACTGCCGGTGGAGATCAAGGCGAAAGGAACTTCTCTGGTACTGCAATAACCCTAATGGGCAATGATAATGCTGTCACAGATGTGGTAATTTTTTCAGCTGCTACAGGAATAATAATTTCAGGTCAAGCCAACATACTCACTGGAGTACATTGCTACAATAAGGCCACTGGCTTTGGTGGCACTGGGATTTATCTGAAATTGCCTGGTTTGACACAAACCCGGATTGTGAATTCTTATTTGGATTACACTGGTATAGTGGCTGAAGACCCTGTGCAACTTGATATCTCTAATTGCTTTTTCCTTGGTGATGCATACATTGTCCTAAAATCAATAAATGGGGTTGCAAATGGGGTCAATATTGTTGATAACATGTTTGGTGGCTCTGACAAAGGAATTGAAATTGTTCAATTGGACCAATCCAATGGGCCTTTCAAAGATATCAAACAAGTTGTGATTGATAGGAACAATGTCAAAGGGATGAATTTAAAGGCCACTGTTGCAAGGGGGTCTGCTAATGGGGAAGGAAACTCATGGGTTGTAGATTTTAATAATGTTCTACTTTTTCCTAACCTTATTAGGCATGTTCAATACTCGTTAAGTTCTACTAGCAGCCAGTTCCCTAACCATGCCTTGAGGAATATATCCGGTAACCGGGTTCAGATTCAGACAAATTTGAATGTTTCAGCAAGTGTATTCGTTACAGTGGATCAATCGGTAGCAAATTAA